The stretch of DNA CGGAGGCTGATCTTGTGGCACCTCTGAAATCCCACAGAATGGATTATTACAACGGAAATCAGAAGATGAAAACCATAGACTTTTCCTCAGGGATTGAGGATCATAAGCGCTATGCCATGATCGTAAGAGACAGCGGAGAAACCTGCAAGGTGATCCTGGAGCTGGATGATGAACTTGCCAATACCATGAAAAATTCTGCACCGAGTAAAGTTTTTTTGGATTGACATGAATCTTGTTTTTTGTTACACTAGTTCACAAATTTAAAATATCTTACACAAAGGGAGGAAATGCAATGGGTACTATTATTGGTGAAGGCATTACGTTTGATGACGTCCTGCTGGTTCCGGCTTATTCTAAAGTAATTCCGAATCAGGTTGATGTTTCAACGTATTTAACCAAGAAAGTAAAGCTGAATATCCCCATGATGAGTGCGGGAATGGACACAGTTACAGAGCACAGAATGGCAATTGCTATGGCCAGACAGGGTGGTATCGGTATCATTCACAAGAATATGTCCATTGAGGCACAGGCAGAAGAGGTTGACAAAGTTAAACGTTCTGAGAACGGTGTTATCACCGATCCGTTTTATCTTTCAGCAGAGCATACACTGAAGGATGCCAATGATCTGATGGCGAAATACCGTATTTCCGGTGTTCCGATCACAGAAGGCAGAAAACTGGTAGGTATTATCACAAACCGTGATCTTAAATTTGAGACAGATTTCAGCAGAAAGATCAAGGAGTGCATGACTTCAGAAGGACTGATCACAGCTAAGGAAGGAATCACACTTGAGGATGCCAAGAAGATCCTTGCGAAATCCCGTAAGGAGAAATTACCCATTGTAGATGATGACTTTAATTTAAAAGGACTCATTACCATCAAGGATATCGAGAAACAGATCAAGTATCCGCTTGCAGCCAAGGATGCACAGGGAAGACTTCTCTGTGGTGCTGCGGTTGGTATCACAGCAAATGTGCTTGCGCGTGTTGATGCGCTTGTGAAGGCTAATGTAGATGTGATCGTAATTGATTCT from Blautia sp. SC05B48 encodes:
- the guaB gene encoding IMP dehydrogenase codes for the protein MGTIIGEGITFDDVLLVPAYSKVIPNQVDVSTYLTKKVKLNIPMMSAGMDTVTEHRMAIAMARQGGIGIIHKNMSIEAQAEEVDKVKRSENGVITDPFYLSAEHTLKDANDLMAKYRISGVPITEGRKLVGIITNRDLKFETDFSRKIKECMTSEGLITAKEGITLEDAKKILAKSRKEKLPIVDDDFNLKGLITIKDIEKQIKYPLAAKDAQGRLLCGAAVGITANVLARVDALVKANVDVIVIDSAHGHSENILKAVREIKTVYPELQVIAGNVATGEATKALIEAGVDAVKVGIGPGSICTTRVVAGIGVPQVTAVMDCYEVANSYGIPIIADGGIKYSGDITKAIAAGANVCMMGSMFAGCDESPGTFELYQGRKYKVYRGMGSIAAMENGSKDRYFQENAKKLVPEGVEGRVAYKGHVEDTVFQLIGGLRSGMGYCGAENIEKLKTTGRFIKISAASLKESHPHDIHITKEAPNYSVDE